One genomic region from Pseudorca crassidens isolate mPseCra1 chromosome 11, mPseCra1.hap1, whole genome shotgun sequence encodes:
- the ITGA7 gene encoding integrin alpha-7 isoform X11: MWPSTPTCSLPWSPGALPRFSPQPCQHAHERGHRLSSAWPRVPQHAGMSSHMPSRGPHAPTHQPTPHHSHSHLRTLPLAGLTLGTARVELCVQGSADLAHLDDGPYEAGGEKEQDPRLIPVPANSYFGFSIDSGKSLVRAEELSFVAGAPRANHKGAVVILRKDSASRLVPEVMLSGERLTSGFGYSLAVADLNNDGWTDLVVGAPYFFERQEELGGAVYVYMNQGGHWAGVSPLRLCGSPDSMFGISLAVLGDLNQDGFPDLAVGAPFDGDGKVFIYHGSSLGLVVKPSQVLEGEAVGIKSFGYSLSGGLDVDGNRYPDLLVGSLADTAVLFRARPVLHVSHEVSILPRSIDLEQPNCASGHSVCMDLRVCFSYIASPSSYSPAVALEYTLDGDTDRRLRGQVPRVTFLSRGPDDPKHQASGTVWLKHQHDRVCGDTMLQLQENVKDKLRAIVVTLSYSLQTPRLRRQAPAQGLPPVAPILNAHQPSTQRTEIHFLKQGCGEDKVCQSNLQLVHARFCTRVSDTEFQPLPMDADGTTALFALSGQPVIGLELKVTNLPSDPAQPQADGDDAHEAQLLVTLPASLHYSGVRALDPAEKPLCLSNENASHVECELGNPMKRGAQVTFYLILSTSGITIETTELEVELLLATISEQELRPVSARARVFIELPLSITGVAIPQQLFFSGVVRGESAMQSERDVGSKVKYEVTVSNQGQSLKTLGSAFLNIMWPHEIANGKWLLYPMRVELEGGQGPGTRGLCSPRPNVLHLDVDSRDRRRRELGQPEPREPHEQPEPSTSWWLVSSAEKKKNVTLDCTQGTASCVVFSCPLYSFDRAAVLHVWGRLWNSTFLEEYSAVKSLEVIVQANITVKSSIKNLLLRDASTVIPVMVYLDPVAVVAEGVPWWAILLAVLAGLLVLALLVLLMWKMGFFKRARYPEATVPQYHAVKIPREDRQQFKEEKTGTILRNNWGGPRGGGPDAHPILAADGHPEPGSDGHPVPGTA; encoded by the exons ATGTGGCCAAGCACGCCCACATGTTCACTGCCGTGGAGCCCTGGGGCCCTGCCACGCTTCTCACCACAGCCATGCCAGCACGCACACGAACGGGGCCATCGCCTCTCCTCCGCATGGCCGAGAGTTCCGCAACATGCTGGCATGAGCTCCCACATGCCCAGCCGGGGCCCGCATGCTCCAACACACCAGCCCACACCTCATCACTCCCATTCCCATCTCCGCACGCTGCCGCTGGCCGGGCTGACACTCG GCACGGCCAGGGTGGAGCTCTGTGTGCAGGGCTCAGCGGACCTGGCACATCTGGACGACGGGCCCTACGAGGCGGGGGGTGAGAAGGAGCAGGACCCCCGCCTCATCCCCGTCCCTGCCAACAGCTACTTTG GTTTCTCCATCGACTCGGGGAAGAGTCTGGTGCGAGCAGAGGAGCTGAGCTTTGTGGCAGGGGCCCCCCGTGCCAACCACAAGGGTGCTGTGGTCATTCTGCGCAAAGACAGCGCCAGTCGCCTGGTGCCTGAAGTTATGCTGTCTGGGGAGCGCCTGACCTCTGGCTTTGGCTACTCGCTGGCGGTGGCTGACCTTAACAATGACGG cTGGACAGATCTGGTAGTGGGTGCCCCCTACTTCTTTGAGCGCCAAGAAGAACTGGGGGGTGCCGTGTATGTGTACATGAACCAGGGGGGTCACTGGGCTGGGGTCTCCCCTCTCCGGCTCTGCGGCTCTCCTGACTCCATGTTTGGGATCAGTCTGGCTGTCCTGGGGGACCTCAACCAAGATGGCTTCCCAG ACCTTGCTGTAGGGGCCCCCTTCGACGGGGATGGGAAAGTCTTTATCTACCACGGGAGCAGCCTGGGGCTTGTCGTCAAACCTTCCCAG GTGCTGGAGGGCGAGGCTGTGGGCATAAAGAGCTTTGGCTACTCTCTGTCGGGCGGCCTGGATGTGGATGGGAACCGCTACCCGGACCTGCTGGTGGGCTCCCTGGCCGACACTGCCGTGCTCTTCAG ggccAGGCCTGTCCTCCACGTCTCCCACGAGGTCTCTATTCTTCCAAGAAGCATCGACCTAGAACAGCCCAACTGCGCCAGTGGCCACTCGGTCTG CATGGACCTCAGGGTCTGTTTCAGCTACATTGCATCGCCCAGCAGCTACAGCCCCGCTGTGG CCCTGGAGTACACGTTAGATGGGGACACGGACCGGAGGCTCCGGGGACAGGTGCCCCGTGTAACCTTCCTGAGCCGTGGCCCGGATGACCCCAAGCACCAGGCCTCGGGCACCGTGTGGCTGAAACACCAGCATGACCGAGTCTGTGGAGACACTATGCTTCAGCTCCAG gagaatgTCAAAGACAAGCTTCGGGCCATCGTGGTGACTCTGTCCTATAGTCTCCAGACCCCTCGGCTCCGGCGACAGGCTCCTGCCCAGGGGCTGCCCCCCGTGGCCCCCATCCTCAATGCCCACCAGCCCAGCACCCAGCGGACAGAG ATCCACTTtctgaagcaaggctgtggtgaAGACAAGGTGTGTCAGAGCAACCTGCAGCTGGTCCACGCCCGGTTCTGCACCCGTGTCAGCGACACGGAGTTTCAGCCTCTGCCCAT GGATGCGGATGGGACGACAGCCCTGTTTGCACTGAGTGGGCAGCCAGTCATCGGCCTGGAGCTGAAGGTCACCAATCTGCCTTCggacccagcccagccccaggctgATGGGGATGACGCCCATGAAGCCCAGCTCCTGGtcaccctccctgcctctctgcaCTATTCAGGAGTCCGGGCCCTGGACCCTGCG GAGAAGCCGCTGTGCCTGTCCAATGAGAACGCCTCCCATGTTGAGTGTGAGCTGGGGAACCCCATGAAGAGAGGTGCCCAG GTCACCTTCTACCTCATCCTTAGCACCTCAGGGATCACCATTGAGACCACAGAGCTGGAGGTGGAGCTGCTGTTGGCCAC GATCAGCGAGCAGGAGCTGCGGCCGGTCTCTGCCCGAGCCCGTGTCTTCATCGAGCTGCCGCTGTCCATCACGGG GGTGGCCATTCCCCAGCAGCTCTTCTTCTCTGGCGTGGTGCGGGGCGAGAGCGCCATGCAGTCTGAGCGGGATGTGGGCAGCAAGGTCAAGTATGAGGTTACG GTCTCCAACCAAGGCCAGTCACTCAAGACCCTGGGCTCGGCCTTCCTCAACATCATGTGGCCCCACGAGATTGCCAACGGGAAGTGGCTGCTGTACCCCATGCGGGTGGAGCTGGAGGGCGGGCAGGGGCCGGGGACGAGGGGACTCTGTTCCCCCAGGCCCAACGTCCTCCACCTG GATGTGGACAGCAGGGACAGGAGGCGGCGGGAGCTGGGGCAGCCGGAGCCACGGGAGCCTCACGAGCAGCCGGAGCCCAGCACGTCCTGGTGGCTAGTGTCCTCTGCTGAGAAGAAGAAAAACGTCACCCTG GACTGCACCCAGGGCACGGCCAGCTGCGTGGTGTTCAGCTGCCCTCTCTACAGCTTTGACCGTGCAGCTGTGCTGCATGTCTGGGGCCGCCTCTGGAACAGCACCTTCCTGGAG GAGTACTCGGCTGTGAAGTCCCTGGAAGTGATTGTTCAAGCCAACATCACCGTGAAGTCCTCCATCAAGAACTTGCTGCTCAGAGATGCCTCCACAGTG ATCCCAGTGATGGTGTACCTGGACCCCGTGGCTGTGGTGGCAGAAGGAGTCCCCTGGTGGGCCATCCTTCTGGCTGTACTGGCCGGGCTGCTGGTGCTGGCGCTGCTGGTGCTGCTGATGTGGAAG